In Helianthus annuus cultivar XRQ/B chromosome 8, HanXRQr2.0-SUNRISE, whole genome shotgun sequence, a single genomic region encodes these proteins:
- the LOC110907921 gene encoding zinc finger protein 346 isoform X1, with product MSETTNKPQEIRPFRCELCNITCNTEDLLQKHKQGKKHLNCLQKPPVILQNGAPKPEFIRCDLCNVVCNNQEIYQKHVVGKKHSAKALIQLASTNGLFAATSNSSGASQKKPNTFQCGLCKITCTSNELLSMHIAGKKHLNKLRESGLIPNLPFTPMVNSESNEGKTVNSDGCNMNGKRAGSYMDVESKKQKILQGGAPLNAIRTCTLCNVVCNSPTVFAAHLAGQKHAAMVVQQAENLTTGQES from the exons ATGAGTGAGACTACAAACAAACCCCAAGAGATTCGACCCTTTCGATGTGAGCTTTGTAATATTACTTGCAATACTGAAGATCTGCTCCAGAAACATAAACAAGGAAAAAAACACTTAAACTGTCTGCAAAAGCCACCCGTCATATTGCAAAATGGAGCACCCAAGCCTGAATTTATACGTTGTGATCTTTGCAATGTGGTATGCAATAATCAAGAAATTTATCAGAAACACGTTGTTGGTAAGAAGCATTCTGCTAAG GCACTCATCCAGCTGGCGAGTACAAACGGTTTATTTGCCGCCACATCAAACTCCAGCGGTGCTTCACAGAAGAAACCGAACACCTTTCAGTGTGGACTCTGCAAGATCACCTGCACCAGCAATGAACTCCTCAGCATGCACATAGCAGGGAAGAAGCATCTCAATAAACTTAGGGAATCTGGACTAATACCAAATCTGCCCTTCACCCCTATGGTTAATTCAGAGTCCAACgagggcaaaactgtaaattcAGATGGATGTAACATGAATGGGAAAAGAGCGGGAAGTTATATGGATGTGGAGTCGAAGAAGCAGAAGATTTTGCAAGGAGGGGCGCCGTTAAATGCCATAAGAACATGTACGTTGTGCAATGTGGTTTGTAACAGCCCCACCGTGTTTGCTGCGCATCTTGCTGGTCAGAAGCATGCTGCCATGGTTGTGCAACAAGCGGAAAATCTAACAACTGGTCAAGAATCTTGA
- the LOC110907921 gene encoding uncharacterized protein LOC110907921 isoform X2: MEHPSLNLYVVIFAMWYAIIKKFIRNTLLALIQLASTNGLFAATSNSSGASQKKPNTFQCGLCKITCTSNELLSMHIAGKKHLNKLRESGLIPNLPFTPMVNSESNEGKTVNSDGCNMNGKRAGSYMDVESKKQKILQGGAPLNAIRTCTLCNVVCNSPTVFAAHLAGQKHAAMVVQQAENLTTGQES; encoded by the exons ATGGAGCACCCAAGCCTGAATTTATACGTTGTGATCTTTGCAATGTGGTATGCAATAATCAAGAAATTTATCAGAAACACGTTGTTG GCACTCATCCAGCTGGCGAGTACAAACGGTTTATTTGCCGCCACATCAAACTCCAGCGGTGCTTCACAGAAGAAACCGAACACCTTTCAGTGTGGACTCTGCAAGATCACCTGCACCAGCAATGAACTCCTCAGCATGCACATAGCAGGGAAGAAGCATCTCAATAAACTTAGGGAATCTGGACTAATACCAAATCTGCCCTTCACCCCTATGGTTAATTCAGAGTCCAACgagggcaaaactgtaaattcAGATGGATGTAACATGAATGGGAAAAGAGCGGGAAGTTATATGGATGTGGAGTCGAAGAAGCAGAAGATTTTGCAAGGAGGGGCGCCGTTAAATGCCATAAGAACATGTACGTTGTGCAATGTGGTTTGTAACAGCCCCACCGTGTTTGCTGCGCATCTTGCTGGTCAGAAGCATGCTGCCATGGTTGTGCAACAAGCGGAAAATCTAACAACTGGTCAAGAATCTTGA